From Triticum aestivum cultivar Chinese Spring chromosome 7B, IWGSC CS RefSeq v2.1, whole genome shotgun sequence:
AACACGAGGAACATTTGCAAGTGCTGGAACAATAGCTTTGCAATCTTCTCTTACCATCTTAAATGACCAAGCCAATTATATGCCAACATGAGAAgataaataaaatggaaatatgcaaGCTCACTACCCATTGCACAAACTCGCATGATAGATTAAGCAAGCAAATGTCTAACCATACCAGCAGAAAAAGGCAGGAAACAACACGTTGTAGGCAAAAATTAGTAATGAGCAGAGGAAATTAGTAACGAGAAAATAAATATGAGAGGAAACCTCTGAACTAATTGTCTATAGTGTTCAATGGCAATGAAAATGACACCTTCATGTTCAAGAAAATCAATCCACGTCAATCCTGAAAATCGTCGTTCCTTCAAACGGGGCCAAGAATGTGATCCTGGTCTTGCCTCCCTATCGTCAGAGCAAACAAAAATCAACCTTATTTTGTATCCAGTCTTGGTATAGAAAGGCACCACCGCTTCAAGACCGCCACTGTTCCATGACTCAAAAAATAACATTAGATGTAAAGCATTGCAGTTTAAATAGGATGCATGATGCGATCCATTAAGCACCAAAGCAAATAGTCCTAGATCACGTGCATTCATTATTTGACGCCAAGTAGAGGGTCATTTGCTGATGTAAACTGAGAAATAAATTAAATGATGCGTTGATTTTTCGCAGCAAAGCACATATGAAAAAACTATGCGACATACTGATTGAAACACCAGACATCTGTATTTCATCAAATTGCACACACCTGGTACCGGCTCTAgaaggaaagggtgatggagaccaTGTGTTTCACGTAGGCACACCCTCGAACACTGCTTTGTCAAGCTTTGTTGGTAAAGATCAATTTGGCAGCCTTGGGAACCAGTGATTCAACACATAAAAAAGAGGTACAATGGGAAGGGCACTTACAGAGTAGAAGATGTGAATCCAATAGGTTCCCTGCACCTGCAATGAACCAAATAAAGTTACACAATGCTCCAAAACCCGAGGGCAGTGAAAATTAGAAGCATCAGGGTAGGGATGCATTGAAGATTATGGATGAACCAAATGGCCTCTGAATCTGCGGCAAACCACTTCACACCCTTCGCCCCAGCAAAGAGCCAAGTTTGAAGGTCCTCCAGATTCTGTTATGCTATCACATCATGCATTAGCCCATGAAATTTGCATCTCTGTGGCTGAAAGTACAACCAAGTTCGTATAAAGAATGATTCTAACAAACATTGTGAAAGTAATACCCACTCGTGGATCCTTATCCTTATGTAGGAATAGGCAGCTTGGACTTTTTGTAGACACAGTGCATAGTATTTTCAATTCTTCTGACTTTGATTTCCCTCAATTTTTCTACCTGCAAAAATTAAGAATGAGGGATAACTATCTCGCAACAACAGTGTACAAAATCAGCTTTGGTACGTATGTGCAAAATCAGATGCCATAGCGATATTTGTGGGAAGAAAGAAGGGGACGATTGGAGCAGGATCCTACCGACATCCAGATCAATGGACAATGGCACCACCACAGCGTTCGTTCGAGGAAGTTCTCCAGCAACGCGACGCACACCCTGTCCCACCCGCCGCGCTTCAGCCTCTTACGTCCGTGGCGGCGATCCAGTATCGTGGCGGCGATCCCATACAGTGAAGACTTCCGTACGTCGGAGGCAGCGAGATCGCACGAGATCCAGCTGTgagttcggcggcggcggctgtgagaTTGCACGAAATCCGACTGTGagttcggcggcggcggtggcagctgtGAGATCGCACGAGATCCAGCTGCGTCAGTTGGAACTTGGATCgcaggacggcggcggcgtgggccACGCGGGGGCGTCGGTGCGGAGCAGGCGGGGCGCGAGGAAGGAGGAGAGGCGCCAGTGTGCGGCCACGTCGGGAGCCGGAGCTTGATCTCGACCTCCATGGGGTTGGGGTTGCGGCTAGGGCTGGAGGGCGGGGGCTGGAAGGGGCGGGCGGCGGCGTCTACTCCGGGAGTTGGGATCGGTGAGCGGACGAAAAAACCTACGAAAAAAAATCAGTGGAAGGTAGGACGAAAAAAAACCAGGCGAGGTGGGacaaaaaaaaccggacgaaaatggtgggacgaaaataaaacccggaacgcgacctaccaactgagacattagtaGTAGAGATAGCAGTCGACACTAAGGTACCATTGATTTGAATTCTAAAGTTATAATCCATGCAAGCATCGCCGTTGGTTTCGTTTTGCACGAATCTTGGAGCAAAAGGGCTGGTTTTCGGCGCCACGTTGGACGATTCTAGTGTGCGGTGTGCGAGTGGGTTCGCTCGCACGGTAGTTGCCATCccgcggtcagcggttgccactgagaggcgtgcggtggaactgccatGCACCCGCACGCCACGGTCCGACCGCAgttgacgtcaaacacgtcgcacacccctccaccctctccctcatggttccattcactctcccccgcgtCGCATTTACTGGCACAACCCACTCGCATTACAGTCCACtggaggagaaggcgaggggagaaggcgacggcggaggcgggacAGTCGACGGTGTTCGCGGGCGTTGGTGGTGCTCGTCGGAGCGGAGCGGCGTCGCCGGAACGCGTGCGGGTCGAAGGTAATGCTCGCTTCATCTATCGCATACCCTCCCTGATTTTGTTCCCCTCTTTCCTCCCTGTTCGATTTCTAGATCCATTCCTAGAAATTCCGGCGATTCGGCGGTGCGCCGGCGTTCCCGCCGCTGCGGCGGTGCGCCATAGTTGTGTGCCTGCCGTTGCTTCGTGGGAGTgggcagtttcgtcgccgccgctgcggctgcatCGTCGGTGAGGCTATGCCTGCTCGTAGGCAACACATTAGTCTTGCATTTGGATTTTGAGAGTTGTCCGCCAGGTTGTTTTGGTGCGGATTGGTTCGAAATTTGGGGTTGCAGCCATTTCGTGCGAGAATTGTAAGGGTGATTTTGAGGTTGAAGCAGTTGCCATTGAAACCTAGATCTAGTCTAGTTTTGGGGTTGAAACTGCAGACTGTGGCGAAATTGGCAGTATGATTGAACGTGAACAAATGTGCGGCAACTAAACTACCTGAAGAAACGTGGTAGTTGCCACAAACGTGTTCTCCCATGTGGCAACAGATTTCCGAAAATGACTGTCATAGTTGCCACCCCAAAACGAGGTGGCAACTAATTTCATTGAACTCCTGTGGCAGTTGCCACACGCATGCTCTTCCCATGTGGCAAATTTTAATTCTGCTGAACTTGTACGATAAGTAACCAGAAAAAATATGCTTTCTGAATGTGGCAACTATGGCAGTATGACCGAACGTGAACAGGTGTGTGGCAACTAAACTACATGAACAAATGTGGCAGTTGCCACAAATGTGTTCTCTTCTGCGGCAACATATTTTCTGAAACTGACTGTCATAGTTGCCacaaatgtgttcaagctcacaCACAAGGGGGGCAACTAAAATTTACTGAATGAATGAGATAGTTGCCACATACACGCTCTTGAACAAGGCAAACTGATTTTTTACTGAATTTACATAATAGTAACCTCAAACATTCTTTTTCATTTGTGAGACTTgttttttttctgaattatttgcgaCAGTTTCCAAACTTTGATAGTTGCCACAATCGGTAGCACTGGACGAAACTAATGTGCACATCGAGTTGGCGTGTTTGCCACTTTGGATTTTGTATAATCATGTTGCAATACAGTATGTGAACACAATGTTTGTTGCCACAATACAGATATGACAGTGTGGCAAACTGGCTGCATAGTATGGCAACCACATTTGCATTCAAATAGTTAATATttttctgttaggtggcaactgcttaccCATTGCATTTTACATTTTCGCCATTAACAATTTGGTCTGTTCCTACATCAGCAGAATGACTCGTGGCGATCATCAAAGTGATGATGACGATTTCATGGATCCACCTCAACGTAACCAGGCAACTGGATGGAGAAAAGAGGGCGATGAGGTAACTGTCCGCACACCCGCCCCCTCCTCCTGATTTATGTTATTTGTTGGCAGCTAGATCTTTTTTATAGTCGTCCATCATGAACTAAATTTTCATAATATTGCAAAAACATGGCAACAGCTCAACACTTTTGtgtttgttttttgcagaagaagaaacgtattcGCAACAGAGCCTCCCAGGAACGTCTGACCGTGTTGATTGACAAATTCACTGACGATCAaaagggagctgctgctgagatgggtatgcaggtTCTGATGGATGTCCGGTGTACGAATCTTGTCAACCCggtatgcgactggcttggtgagataTACGATCCCGCCTCCAGGGAATTCGTGATCCCGGGACGGGGAAGACTTCCATTGAATGAGGAATtcgtgttctgcactttgggtgtgcctcgGGGACATATCAAAGTCCCGTACGAGGTTAATAATGAGATCGAGGAAGAGCTGTtcgcccgtttgtttcctgggttggaGGCAATGCCGAACACGTCTGTACTGGCAGATTCTCTGCAGGACATGACGACGCACGGAGAAgttttcaagatgaagctactcatgtacctcatctcagctgttttcgcgccgaccacttctcttcgcccaagcaacaaatgtttccccatcctggtgaatgatccatGCTTGCTACTGCCGGTGTTTTCGTTGCGTTTCTTCCGTTTTGATTTCTGACGTGGCAAACTTTTTTGCCCTGAAATTTTGTGTGGTGCAGGCGAATCTGAAAAACGTGAAGAGTATGAACTGGTGTAAGTTTATTGCCGACTTTCTCCACGATGCTTTCAaaaacaagatgtaccagaagggttgtcgtCTGCACTTGATGGTATTTATTTTCACCAGATCTCTGTGTGAACTCTTTGTTTATAACGTACTTTTATTTCATGCATGACAATCTggtcataacaagatggcaactgccatagtgacaatgtggcaactgccataatgacaaCGTGGCAACTGTCATACTGACAATGTGGCAACTACCTTCATATTAGCATGGCAACTGCTATCACAGTAGGATGACAACTgccatcacactttgatggcaactaACACATACATATTATCGTTGGATCATACATTATCCTGCTCTTTTTTTTTCTGAACTACAAATTAACCACGATGGCAActgatattttcttttctttgcaaaattgttttaaatcagctcatgtatgtcgactctcttgatctgtccaccgtggatttcaccgggataggaggcccgccgcctactcacaagtttgctgtttctgcgtggaccatcagcgctgtcaaggctgtgcttgccgcagaCAGGGCAACTGATGGCACATATGGAAAACTACAGGTTAGTTTTTGTTTATGTCTTTTTCACACGGCATGCTTACAAATTTGACATGACGCAACCGTCCGTGGTTTATAAGGCATGCTTacaatttctttttttgtttttcatagctgatggccaagcatgctatagactataGCGTGTTTAGGGGGCCTCAAAAATTTgaaaagtggatggacgtgcactcagctccgtcttgccctTCTGAGGTAATCAAAATGTCCACATCTATGGTTTACCGTGGATTACATGTTGATGTCGCGGAAGCAAATGCAGTACGGGTGTTGTTTTGTTGATGCTTCTTGTtttcgtgcacaggcgagggcaccagtggagcatctaattgggcagtttgcatccggaatgaccggcctgctcgggaagttggttgaggggtggacgtccctCAGTGCCTCTGACAGCGatgcggttgcgaggcagttcacttcatttgtcccagaACATACACATCGGCCAACcggttgccgtggccggtatgacTAGAACAACTCCCAAGAGCACGGTGACACACAGGATGATGTGGATGGAGACGCTGGCCTCagcaaggacgacgacgatgacaccGATGACGATGAACACGCTGAAGTTCGCACATGCGGCAACAAGGGCAAGGATGCAACAGGTGCCCACCCACCGGAGAAAGTGAAAGAACATACGACTGCGAGAGGCGAGGGGGTTTTGCCATCAaggagggggagggctccagaggatgttgggcagggttctgctggcaagaggtctaggatcGATCCCGTAGCTGCCAGGAAGAGGTTCGACTCTCAATTTTAGTTTTCTGCTGTGTATCTTTTCTTTGGAACAATCTCATCCATTTCTTTTGCACTTGTTTTTTGTCAAGCGCGGCAATTAGTTTGTTGTCTGACAATTGCCACCTTCTTTTTTCCTTCCATCTGTTGCGTGCAGTGAGCCGACCGCTGGTGGATGAGCAGCTACAAAGaaacgccaacccgtgtttctgctcgcttgaacaaaggtgcccccattgccggtgacatcccttccaccaggtcttctgctcgtacgacgacgaccaacaccggggatcctgtcgtgttgcctGACCTGAGGAAGGCAGTCAAGAAGTAGGTTTCTCCATGTGCTTTTCATTTGAGATAGCGGTTTTTTTCTTGATTTTTCAATGCAACTGGTCTGCTTTGTCACATGTTCTTCTGTTATCATCCCCCACGAGGCAACTGCTGTTTTTCCAAATGATTTCTTCCTTCATTTTTTAAATGTATGGCAACTCCTATTATCTTTACATGGCAACTGGCATCTAGGCCAAATGGCAACTATTTCTGTACCTAATGGCAACTGTCATCTTTTTTTTACCATTTTCTTCTGAGAGTTCATCCCCCACCTAATTTTGAAATTGCATTCCTCACAGATCAGACATTTCTATCATTCCTTTCAATTTGCCTAACTTTGATAACGGCTGCtgtatggcaactgctaactatgGCACATGGCAACTCATGACccccttacatggcaactaccaattttttcCACTTGTTTTTAGTTTTTTAATGCTTCTATCATTGCAAACATATTATTTTGTCCATTTTTTTCATAccatttttcacgtgctttttttcctttgcagggtgaagaagactactacgcgcggggccaagcatatcagtagagacccactcgaacgcctgcattcaaagttgtcaacaggTGGCAACTCAGATGTACATGAGGCGCCAGGCGACAATACTGCTGCTGCACCGTCAACTGCTCCCACTAACTCTGatgcaagtggccgaccatctccgccggctgcagatgtgcaggctagaacaacaggcatccatacatcggggagtgacgagtcggtatccgccaggacagctgaaatattgccaactcttctggcaatgaaggatgttgctgtgagccatgccaccccatcagcaagcgtCGAAGTGGATGCTCCCGAGACCAACCtaggcaaggaagattcccgctcatctgacactgattcTAAGCGCGTGCCTGGTGTCTCACCTGTGTCCATGACAGAAGCGGCTGAGGCGGCACTTCACAAGGATATGCCATCTGCAGATGAGAATCCTGGCATAACAGCTCCAGCTCCTGTCGGTGGAGATACTGCTAAGGCGACCGTTCcgcgtgctggtcttccacctaggcgtcgtagcccccgcaagcaatcaacagacatacccaacgctccggctgtagctaggagcaggagagacgaatctggttatgttcctgcgtccacactgttcccgccACCTGCAAAAATCAATGTGATGGAGAAACCGCAAGACCGgagcacaactgatgcaggtgtCAAGCCGGGCACGAGTGACGCAGAGGAACGCCCGGAGCAGACTGCGCCTTCACCCGCAGCGGAAATCCCCAGcataaatctgcgcacttccaggctcccagtcaatgtcggtgtcccctacagtccaaacaagaagattgtcatgAAAGCTGCGGCTGAGACCGCTGACAACATGCCCCGCCCTACAAATAAGGCCGATCATTTTGTAGCggccgattcagatatgtttgtcgatctttcacccttggattctgccccgaaagtcgttcgtggtccggccagtaggaatgagaggcacccaatggcctttaccccaccgagcttcagcctcggcgtcagtCAAGATCAACCGGTGGTGCACAATCCTATaacagttgcctttgctttcccaggaggcatgcccgcaatgatggcgtagccaatggtcgagggcaggaaggctgtcaagttcgcagagCCAATTGTGCAAGGTACACTCATCACGCACTTACGATTTTCTTGTATACATGTTTGTAGTTTGACTTTTGTCCCAATCACATTCTTTGGGGGTCCTCACTTGTGACGGCAACTGCCATGTGacgacatggcaactggatttgatgcACCATGTCACCTATGTTTTTTTCTTGCTGCCATGCTGCGTTTGACATTTAGGCAAGCACGTGGCAACTGAAGTTAtttcaacatggcaactgtagttgctgtcacatggcaaatacagttcagtacacatggcaactggatttgccacaTCATGCCACCTGCATTTTTTCTACCATGCTGCATTTTTTCATACGGCATTCACATGGCAAGTGGAGCCgacacaacatggcaactgcagttgctgtGACATGGTACCTACAGTACAACTAGGTGGCAACTACAGTGCAACTACATGGAAATTGTATTTGCTATGTCATAGCGACTGTAGTTGGACCACCCATGGCAACTGCCCCACTTTTTCTACCTACATATCACATCATGGACCTTTACCTCCTCACAATCCATCTGTTTTTGGATTTTATATGTATCCTAACCCACTTTTTTTTATATTCattgcagccacccctgaggagatttcaccgTCACTTGATGAAGTTTACCGCATGATCGAGGAGACAGCATTGCAGAGGAGTTCCTCACGAGGGCAAGGGCAATCAAGTTTCAATGTGCCTGCAGatacggtatctgaggataccattaggagtgTCACCCCTGGTCctgtgaggcagcagagggtagttcacccaccccccgcggaagactacgagcccgaattCAGGGCCACTAAGGAACAGACCCAGCTGTACGATATCGTCAAGCGTTTTGGAAATGCGAGGACCAAcggcaagcacatgaaggagctgaaagcgtaaattACCATACCCCATAATCTCTCATCTTGCTTGCTCTTTTTTACCATTTATCTACTTCGTACTTTTTATAAATGGTCCGCTTACGTTTTAGTTCTTTCATATATTTTTTTACTTAGTAGgcatgattcttccatgctatatcGTTTTCATAcaactcatgtttggacagaacgaAAGTCATTCAGTGCGgagcgacgtacgtcgacctgggtgatcttgccgagtccgtgaggccaaacggaaaaatgtcgacgaatgtagttgcatgcgggatcgactacatcaacaatcaCACCGATGTATGCACTGACAAGAtaatcatgcattacagtgtgacctgcaaaatatgtgatggtgacttccaccacaaaatcctgaggaacAATTTTGCATAACACGGTGACTTCAAGCTCACACTGAATAAATATGTGAGTACTCCTTTCCTGTCTGCACCGTTTTTTCACATGGCGTGGTTTTTTGCCAGAACCTGTACTTGTGTTTGTGTGGCAGAAGTTTTCATGTGGCAACAGTTGCTGTGCACACTGACTTCTTGATTTTTTGTATCCCCatgcaaactatgtggcaacttgaTAGTAAAATACATGGCTCATTTTGTTCATACAATGGACGGCAACTTTCTTTCAACTACTCCCACCCATAATCAAACATTCTATGTGATTCTAATTTTTTTGTCCCTCTGTTGTTCTTTCATGTGAACTTTGTATCTCATTTCTTCACTTTTTTaaatgcaggtcatgttccccatgttccaggagcttgcaccacacgaccgacacgacaagtgtggtcaccactatgcggtctgtcttgacctgaagaaccaacgtatcgaggtgcttgattcaatccgttcggaagctgatgcagaccttactacgcatgcCGAATTCTTCATCAAGAACCTCAAAGAGACTTGGAACCGTCACTACGAACATTCAAAGGTACAGATCAGGCATTTCCCGACTGAGTATGTGGCGACTGTGaagcaagggaacacgtaatttctTTTAACCCGCTCCTTCATGTGCCATTTTTACATCAATCCACCCCCTCTTTTTGTTGACACATCTGAACTGAAGTCCATCTTGGCTGTAGCTGTCCATTTTGCGTGTTCACCTGAACTCTTTTTCCTCGTGCAGGACGGACTGTGGCTTTCATGCGctggaatactttgcaaagtgggaaggcagaATTGTCCCCGCTATCACAGATGCAACGGTCGTTGAGCTCCGAAAAATCTGCACATGGAACTGGctgacgaatgaagatttcaacaagcggtccggagcacgcgagttcgtggaggaagctgtcaagcaagtcatcaagaagtacaagtgatcacgtggcgtTACACACCAGACGCACACCTTACATTCTGTTGttgaggaatgtaaggtactatctCTCTGTTCTTTGTCGAAAACTATGTTTTGTGTGCTACGTTATGACTGCAACCTCGTGTAGCCTACTATGTAATGGTGGCGTGTTAGCGACATTTTTAGTGTTTTCTGTAATACATGTGTGGACGTGAACCTATTTTAGGTGTTACATCAAATCTGTTTTTATGTTTATCATTACGACAGTGGTTTCGTTTCTAGCATTGTTTTTTGCTATTTCGAATGCGTCTGCGATGTTTTCAAAAAAaagatggcaaatgtagttcaaCAGACATGGTTAGTGAAAGCCATCGTCATTTTTTCATTTTTGGCTGTTTTGCTTGTTCTTTTTCATCGCTAATTGCACCGGCTAGCATTGGGTAGGTTTATCATGTAGCCATAATCTTTGCTGCGGTTTATGCACGTTTACGCTTTTTTTCCAACTTGTTTTCCCATACATTGCACACAACACATTATGTGATTCTAAACCGCATCGTATTTGTCATGGGGATATATGCCATGCAGAGTCATTACAAAAAGCATCCGGAAATTTTCAGTACAGCTAACATGGCAGATACATCATAAATAACATGGCAGATCTAGTACAACTTACATGGAAAatccagtacaactaacatggcagatccagtacaactaacatggcatatttagtataaagtagcatggcatatttagtataaaatagcatggcttatctagtataaaatagcatggcatatttggtataaaatagcatggcagattaactacacataacatggcagattaagtacccataacatggcaaATGCATTTATCCATTCAATGAATTTTCCTTCTACTTCTGTCCcccctcaagagtcattctcccaATTAAAAAAATCCCATCGTATAGGGGAACAAAACAAAATGTCCACATGGACCATGTCACAGCGCCCCAATTTTTGCTCATGGATTGCCCGCccctttcttcgttttcttgtgttttgcttgaatctccagtcccgacttgtaccttatctctctcggacgaccctttgtgatggaacggggtgggttcctgacctgggtttgtgtgcttgctgttccagatcctatctccgagttttcagacgatggccccgtggatgaaggcacacttgatgtgcgggggaaccggtgtaaggcttcctcGGCTTTCCTTtttttgatctcatcaagctctcttttcagtgccttcctgtgtttttctgcgactctcgctgtgtcatcactcttgcacgcttcatcaattagctcagcatagttctttgtcagcacaacgtgcctcacggcttccatggttgactcaggtctctcgtcatgcacagccagaactgcgtgtgttgtctgcggcgccaacgcgtcgtcagcgtcccaagtccatcgcctccttatgaaatggcggggcatgcgtgtcacagcgttcatgtccatgacttttagtatgtgacagcacacaatgccgtcccgttcgaatttgcagcattggcagtagtactcgccttcgcctatcgaggctctgacgaagtagttccttcctttgtccgcgtcttcaggttctgaatctgacatgcccaaaatagaacacaccttgaacgtatgttcgtccacccggaaagccgtgaacatgctggcacgctttatttcttcctggaatctgcaagttttgtgtgttttctgttaaACTTTCGTGCGATCTTTTTCTTGTACACCCTTATGTTGTCATGGAAATAGAAATACATTTTGTTTGAACATGGCAAACATAgttcattgaacatggcaaatatattacgttgaacatggcaaatgcagtacacTACACATGGCAAATGCATTACAACATACATGGCAATTGCAGTACAACAGACATGGCAATTGCAGTACATTTTCAACTGGATATCGTCATTTCCACACCAACATTCCCCAACAGAAGCAcattgcataaaacatggcaactgcattttttATTAAACATGGCATTTACAGCTGAGTAAACATGTCAATTGCATTTCAAAAAAAAGGGCAGATgcatttcattaaacatggcaactgcatttcagcATATGTGTCGCCAATATAACATTTTTTTTAGCATTTTTTGACATTGGcatttgcatgccaacatgctccaATAGAAGCACAGcgcataaaacatggcaactgcacttcatTCAACAAGGGAAATGCACCCGAGCAAGtatgccaaaacaaaattttcattttaacatggcaactgcatctgagtaagcatggcaaacagtaTTTCATTAAACATGTCAGCTGCATgtcatggcaactgcattgcactcTATAAGGCCCCTACTGACTTGGTGCTTTTTATGCAAATAAGACTGTAatgcaactgacttacttgttaaagatcttgttggtgtatatcttgctcatttgcctctccatcggtaaatacgttagcaattttggctgctttagGGCTGTGgtcgcttcttgctgtagctcagatcccagaattttttgttgcaaagctgtgtactgcttggcaaactgtagcaatgagttgccagggctgacGTACCGCTttaaaacagcattgaacccctcgctgtgctgcgtagtctgcagaaaggggaagaagcactgcatgaagtaggccggcacccagtacattcgcttctcccacaggctaaCAAGAGTCTCGTTGTCCTGGACTTGATGTGTTTCagtcatggccatccagctcctttcaaactcctccaccgtcaagctgtggtccacgcatagctcgaatgccttgtgcagctctggacggtcggcaaagaacggtcctagcgtctcctcagccttctttataatgtgccacctgcagtgcctgtgcact
This genomic window contains:
- the LOC123161273 gene encoding uncharacterized protein, encoding MEVEIKLRLPTWPHTGASPPSSRPACSAPTPPRGPRRRRPAIQVPTDAAGSRAISQLPPPPPNSQSDFVQSHSRRRRTHSWISCDLAASDVRKSSLYGIAATILDRRHGRKRLKRGGWDRVCVALLENFLERTLWWCHCPLIWMSVEKLREIKVRRIENTMHCVYKKSKLPIPT